ACCGTGGTCTTCGTCACACGTGGGCCTACTGTCTCCACGCCTTTCTTCACGATGCCATTGATGGAAAGTGCGACAGCTACCACGGCAACAATCAGAACGACGAGCAGCGCCAATGCGATTTTTACAGGTTTCTTCATAAAGCAAATAAAGTCAGGGGTTGTTCCAACCTCTGCTGGGAAAACTTACCTTCCGTTTTCACAGAGTAAAGCGGGCAGATATACCTATCATTTCCAGACAAATGTCCCGTATCTTTGTTCAATTCGTGACGTCTCCTCAAGATCTGCTGACCAAGCCAATCATGCGGTGCGAACTTCGCCTTTTTAAAAGCTGCAACAATTTGGTGAGGACATGTTTACGAACATTTTCAGGTGCGTGCATATCACCCTTTTCCGATATATCGGCTCCACGCTTGTATCATAAGAAGTAGCAGTAGGTATGGCGCTTGAGAAAAAGCGTATTTGGGTGCTCACCTCTTCCGCCACCAAAACATCCGTTCCAGCCCCGTCCGGTTCGGATACGACCGGGGCACCAAATCTTCCACCAATACAAAAGTGGGTGAAAACCGCTCCACGATTTCCTCGCGCGTCGTCCCGAACGGCGGTCCATCCGTATCGGGGATCAGATAATTCACCGCCAGATACTGCCCATTCGGCTTGAGCCAGCGAGACACCGCCGCCACATAAAGTTCGCGCTCTTCCGGCTTGATGGCACAGAAACAAGTATGCTCGAAGATCCAATCGAACAACTGCGGCGGCTCATCCCGCAAGAAATCCCCC
This DNA window, taken from Verrucomicrobiia bacterium, encodes the following:
- a CDS encoding methyltransferase domain-containing protein, with protein sequence MSQEYWEELYQKNETPWEKGEPSPGLVDFIAAHPELSRGTVLVPGCGTGHDVRVWAQAGFQVTGYDIAPSAVELGREKTTAAGLKAEFRLGDFLRDEPPQLFDWIFEHTCFCAIKPEERELYVAAVSRWLKPNGQYLAVNYLIPDTDGPPFGTTREEIVERFSPTFVLVEDLVPRSYPNRTGLERMFWWRKR